A single Dreissena polymorpha isolate Duluth1 chromosome 14, UMN_Dpol_1.0, whole genome shotgun sequence DNA region contains:
- the LOC127858536 gene encoding E3 ubiquitin-protein ligase AMFR-like isoform X2, translated as MPVVLLERIPLPSLRAYTGFSVILLACALFYAHQVVLSAQHEGLDVPVVETDPGGVEVHYMNISLPHDSYFWNMVYVMTAEAWCVWTLVNTAYCCLILLGKLVQKVVFGELRVSEQQHVKDKFWNFLFYKFIFVFGVMNVQTMEEVVLWVAWFTILGFYHLLTQLAKDRFEYVSFSPTTPRLVHVKLLSLLCVIILSCCGLFGLCVLAGIQMGITIFAFMAAECVLLAIRAMYVIARYCLHLIDMNLEGVWENRATYVYYTELIFELAALSVDFGHHLHMLLWGNIFLSMASLVICMQLRYLFYEFQRRVKRHKNYRRVVRNMEQRFSMATSEEISSNDDDCAVCWEKMETARKLPCGHLFHNSCLRSWLEQDTSCPTCRQSLSDRPAVDPNGNISDRVIDNEAGAQPPQLGNQTTNHFFHFDGSRYVSWLPSFSVEVTHTNMLANNRPVQTSQLDNMARQVLQVFPHMPRNAVIEDLRVTRSVDFTIENILEGRLLAPPVSTSTRSSDADLQRYFSLPREMGDAQALQLDRVSNDLPSTYSGRFSKSGNERESMLEDRKNTMLEEARRRFLSKSNDSKSVEVSEESSLHPDHPASMPDSSTSHTLTEQEASFQAESGFPGNTGNHGSNLDGLRHRRELAYNAATRRILGQTNGVHNSDSDL; from the exons ATGCCAGTGGTTTTATTAGAACGTATTCCTTTACCCAGCCTAAGAGCCTATACAGGTTTCAGCGTAATTTTGCTTGCATGTGCACTTTTTTACGCCCACCAAGTGGTTTTGTCAGCACAACATGAAGGTTTGGATGTGCCAGTTGTTGAGACTGATCCCGGCGGAGTGGAGGTCCATTACATGAACATCTCTCTCCCTCATGACAGCTATTTTTGGAACATGGTGTATGTGATGACGGCAGAAGCCTGGTGTGTTTGG ACACTAGTCAACACTGCATATTGCTGCCTTATCCTGCTCGGAAAGCTTGTTCAAAAAGTAGTTTTTGGGGAGTTAAGAGTCAGCGAACAACAG CATGTGAAGGACAAGTTCTGGAACTTCCTCTTCTACAAGTTCATCTTTGTGTTTGGGGTGATGAACGTACAGACGATGGAGGAAGTGGTCCTCTGGGTGGCCTGGTTCACCATTCTTGGTTTCTACCATCTACTGACGCAGCTTGCCAAGGACAGGTTTGAATAT GTATCATTTTCTCCCACAACTCCACGGCTGGTCCATGTGAAGCTGCTGTCACTGCTCTGCGTCATCATCCTGTCATGCTGTGGACTGTTTGGCCTTTGTGTTCTAGCTGGAATACAGATGGGAATCACCATCTTTGCCTTTATGGCAGCTGAG TGTGTGCTACTAGCAATCAGGGCTATGTATGTGATTGCAAG GTATTGTCTGCACTTGATAGATATGAACCTCGAGGGAGTCTGGGAGAACAGGGCCACCTACGTCTACTATACAGAGCTCATCTTCGAGCTTGCAGCACTTTCAGTGGACTTCGGACATCATTTACACATGCTG CTGTGGGGTAATATCTTCCTGTCAATGGCGAGTCTGGTGATCTGCATGCAGCTACGCTACTTGTTCTACGAATTCCAGCGACGGGTAAAGAGGCACAAGAACTACCGACGGGTAGTCAGGAACATGGAGCAGAG ATTTAGCATGGCCACATCAGAAGAAATCAGCTCTAATGATGATGACTGTGCAGTATGTTGGGAGAAAATGGAAACAGCCAGGAAACTGCCTTGTGGACACCTTTTTCACAA TTCCTGTCTGCGATCCTGGCTGGAGCAGGACACATCGTGCCCCACATGTCGCCAGTCCCTCAGTGATCGGCCGGCTGTTGACCCCAATGGTAACATCTCCGACAGAGTCATTGACAACGAGGCCGGCGCCCAGCCACCACAGCTCGGGAACCAGACCACCAACCATTTCTTTCACTTTGACG GTTCTCGCTATGTGAGTTGGTTGCCCAGTTTCTCAGTGGAGGTGACACACACCAACATGCTGGCCAACAACCGGCCTGTGCAGACCTCTCAGCTCGACAACATG GCTCGCCAGGTGTTACAAGTGTTCCCCCACATGCCTCGCAATGCTGTGATAGAGGACCTGCGTGTCACCAGATCTGTGGACTTCACCATTGAGAATATCCTTGAAGGCAGACTGCTAGCACCACCG GTGTCCACTTCTACGAGGAGCTCTGATGCAGATCTGCAGCGCTACTTCTCACTGCCCAGAGAGATGGGGGACGCACAGGCCTTGCAGTTGGACAGAGT TTCCAATGACCTTCCGTCCACTTATAGTGGCAGGTTTTCAAAGTCTGGCAATGAACGAGAGTCCATGTTGGAAGATAGGAAAAACACTATGCTGGAAGAAGCTAGAAG GAGATTTTTGTCGAAGTCCAATGATTCAAAGTCTGTGGAAGTCAGCGAAGAATCTTCCTTGCATCCAGATCATCCAGCCAGCATGCCCGACTCTTCAACCAGCCACACCTTGACAGAACAAGAGGCCTCGTTTCAAGCTGAATCTGGTTTCCCAGGCAACACTGGTAACCATGGCAGCAATTTGGATGGTCTGAGGCATCGTAGGGAGCTCGCGTACAATGCAGCTACAAGAAGAATTCTTGGACAGACAAATGGTGTGCACAATTCAGACAGTGATTTGTGA
- the LOC127858536 gene encoding E3 ubiquitin-protein ligase AMFR-like isoform X1 codes for MPVVLLERIPLPSLRAYTGFSVILLACALFYAHQVVLSAQHEGLDVPVVETDPGGVEVHYMNISLPHDSYFWNMVYVMTAEAWCVWTLVNTAYCCLILLGKLVQKVVFGELRVSEQQHVKDKFWNFLFYKFIFVFGVMNVQTMEEVVLWVAWFTILGFYHLLTQLAKDRFEYVSFSPTTPRLVHVKLLSLLCVIILSCCGLFGLCVLAGIQMGITIFAFMAAECVLLAIRAMYVIARYCLHLIDMNLEGVWENRATYVYYTELIFELAALSVDFGHHLHMLLWGNIFLSMASLVICMQLRYLFYEFQRRVKRHKNYRRVVRNMEQRFSMATSEEISSNDDDCAVCWEKMETARKLPCGHLFHNSCLRSWLEQDTSCPTCRQSLSDRPAVDPNGNISDRVIDNEAGAQPPQLGNQTTNHFFHFDGSRYVSWLPSFSVEVTHTNMLANNRPVQTSQLDNMARQVLQVFPHMPRNAVIEDLRVTRSVDFTIENILEGRLLAPPPGSLLTRTALGDDDSTSDDSDNYQVSTSTRSSDADLQRYFSLPREMGDAQALQLDRVSNDLPSTYSGRFSKSGNERESMLEDRKNTMLEEARRRFLSKSNDSKSVEVSEESSLHPDHPASMPDSSTSHTLTEQEASFQAESGFPGNTGNHGSNLDGLRHRRELAYNAATRRILGQTNGVHNSDSDL; via the exons ATGCCAGTGGTTTTATTAGAACGTATTCCTTTACCCAGCCTAAGAGCCTATACAGGTTTCAGCGTAATTTTGCTTGCATGTGCACTTTTTTACGCCCACCAAGTGGTTTTGTCAGCACAACATGAAGGTTTGGATGTGCCAGTTGTTGAGACTGATCCCGGCGGAGTGGAGGTCCATTACATGAACATCTCTCTCCCTCATGACAGCTATTTTTGGAACATGGTGTATGTGATGACGGCAGAAGCCTGGTGTGTTTGG ACACTAGTCAACACTGCATATTGCTGCCTTATCCTGCTCGGAAAGCTTGTTCAAAAAGTAGTTTTTGGGGAGTTAAGAGTCAGCGAACAACAG CATGTGAAGGACAAGTTCTGGAACTTCCTCTTCTACAAGTTCATCTTTGTGTTTGGGGTGATGAACGTACAGACGATGGAGGAAGTGGTCCTCTGGGTGGCCTGGTTCACCATTCTTGGTTTCTACCATCTACTGACGCAGCTTGCCAAGGACAGGTTTGAATAT GTATCATTTTCTCCCACAACTCCACGGCTGGTCCATGTGAAGCTGCTGTCACTGCTCTGCGTCATCATCCTGTCATGCTGTGGACTGTTTGGCCTTTGTGTTCTAGCTGGAATACAGATGGGAATCACCATCTTTGCCTTTATGGCAGCTGAG TGTGTGCTACTAGCAATCAGGGCTATGTATGTGATTGCAAG GTATTGTCTGCACTTGATAGATATGAACCTCGAGGGAGTCTGGGAGAACAGGGCCACCTACGTCTACTATACAGAGCTCATCTTCGAGCTTGCAGCACTTTCAGTGGACTTCGGACATCATTTACACATGCTG CTGTGGGGTAATATCTTCCTGTCAATGGCGAGTCTGGTGATCTGCATGCAGCTACGCTACTTGTTCTACGAATTCCAGCGACGGGTAAAGAGGCACAAGAACTACCGACGGGTAGTCAGGAACATGGAGCAGAG ATTTAGCATGGCCACATCAGAAGAAATCAGCTCTAATGATGATGACTGTGCAGTATGTTGGGAGAAAATGGAAACAGCCAGGAAACTGCCTTGTGGACACCTTTTTCACAA TTCCTGTCTGCGATCCTGGCTGGAGCAGGACACATCGTGCCCCACATGTCGCCAGTCCCTCAGTGATCGGCCGGCTGTTGACCCCAATGGTAACATCTCCGACAGAGTCATTGACAACGAGGCCGGCGCCCAGCCACCACAGCTCGGGAACCAGACCACCAACCATTTCTTTCACTTTGACG GTTCTCGCTATGTGAGTTGGTTGCCCAGTTTCTCAGTGGAGGTGACACACACCAACATGCTGGCCAACAACCGGCCTGTGCAGACCTCTCAGCTCGACAACATG GCTCGCCAGGTGTTACAAGTGTTCCCCCACATGCCTCGCAATGCTGTGATAGAGGACCTGCGTGTCACCAGATCTGTGGACTTCACCATTGAGAATATCCTTGAAGGCAGACTGCTAGCACCACCG CCTGGATCCCTCTTGACGCGTACTGCCCTTGGGGATGATGACTCCACCTCAGATGACTCAGATAATTACCAG GTGTCCACTTCTACGAGGAGCTCTGATGCAGATCTGCAGCGCTACTTCTCACTGCCCAGAGAGATGGGGGACGCACAGGCCTTGCAGTTGGACAGAGT TTCCAATGACCTTCCGTCCACTTATAGTGGCAGGTTTTCAAAGTCTGGCAATGAACGAGAGTCCATGTTGGAAGATAGGAAAAACACTATGCTGGAAGAAGCTAGAAG GAGATTTTTGTCGAAGTCCAATGATTCAAAGTCTGTGGAAGTCAGCGAAGAATCTTCCTTGCATCCAGATCATCCAGCCAGCATGCCCGACTCTTCAACCAGCCACACCTTGACAGAACAAGAGGCCTCGTTTCAAGCTGAATCTGGTTTCCCAGGCAACACTGGTAACCATGGCAGCAATTTGGATGGTCTGAGGCATCGTAGGGAGCTCGCGTACAATGCAGCTACAAGAAGAATTCTTGGACAGACAAATGGTGTGCACAATTCAGACAGTGATTTGTGA